The Nostoc sp. 'Lobaria pulmonaria (5183) cyanobiont' DNA window CAGGTGCTAAACCCGGTGTGGCTGCTAAAGCACATTAAAGAAACTGGGGATAGGGGAGATGAAGAATATTTCATCCCCTTGATTGAGTATTTTGAATTTTGAATTTTGAATTTATTTATGCCAAACTACGTTGCCCGTGTTCGCGACTCACAAGGAAAATCCCGAACAGAAAAAATTGTTGCTGAATCCTTGGTACAAGCTCGTACTAATCTTAGAGATCAAGGTTTTGTAGTTCAAGAACTCAAGCAATCTCAAGGATTTCAGCCAGATGTTGCCTTTAAAAACTTTCAAAATTCCTTAGTTAAGGTTTCTGTGAAAGACAAAGCCGTTTTTTCGCGTCAATTTGCTGTTTTGATGAATGCGGGAGTTGCGATCGTTAGAAGTCTGGGGGTGCTTTCCGACCAATGCAGTAATACTAAACTGAAACAGGCTCTTGTGGAAATTAGCACCGATGTTCAAAGCGGAATGAATCTTTCAGAGGCAATGCGGAAGCATCCTGACTGTTTTGATGGATTATACGTGAGTATGATTCAAGCTGGCGAAGTTGGTGGTGTTCTAGACGAAGTATTGAATCGTTTAGCTAAGTTGTTAGAAGATGTTGCGCGGTTACAAAACCAAATTAAATCAGCACTGTCTTATCCAACAGTTGTGGGTTTTATCGCAGTTGCTATTTTTCTGGGCATGACTATTTTTCTTATTCCAATTTTCGCCACGATTTTTACACAAATTGGAATCTCGTTACCACCTTTGACGCAATTCTTGATGGATGCTAGTAAGTTTTTGAGAAGTCCGGGTGCTTTCGTTCTTCTTGCTGCTCTTATCGGACTAAAATTTGCCTTTACACAATACGGTAAAACTCCTGTTGGCCGCATCACAATTGATCGTTTTTCCCTGAAGATGCCATTGTTTGGTGACTTAATTCAAAAATCTTCAGTTGCGCGCTTTAGCCGGACTTTTGGTTCTTTGACTCGTTCAGGTGTACCAATTTTAACTTGCTTAGAAATTGTCCGAGATACATCAGGAAACCAAGTGATTGCTAATGCCATAGACGCAGCCCGTATGGAGATTCAACAAGGAGGCATGATTAGCATTGCCTTACAAAAAGATGCCGTTTTTCCGGCTATGGCAATTCAGATGATTAGTATCGGAGAAGAAACTGGAGAATTAGATGCAATGTTAATGAAAGTTGCTGATTTCTATGAAGATGAAGTCGAGCAAGCAGTAAAAGCAATGACTAGTATTTTGGAACCGGTGATGATTGTAGTTCTAGGGGGAATGGTGGGAACTATTTTGCTAGCGATGTATCTGCCTATGTTTGCAGTATTTGAAAAGCTGGGATAAAGGATTAATAGTTAAGAATTAGAACTTATGAGTTAGGAATTAAAATTTTTATTCCTAACTTTTAACTCCTAAGTGATTAATTTTATTCTTAACTCCCGTACAGACGCAATTAATCGCGTCTCTACTCCTCACTATTTAATAAACTATGACTGTGCAAAAATCTCAGTACGAAGCGAGTTTGGCAGAGTACAGCAATCATCTAGCTGCGATCGCCTTACTAAAGCAATATCGGCCATACTTGGAGATGATTCCCAGTCTGCGCCGTCCAGATGAAAGTGTCATCACTATACCTTTGCCAATTGTCCGGCTTCGCAATACTGCTACAACAACCTCACAAACGATTTGCTTACCCTGTGATGTGGCAATTTTGATGTGCGATCCAGAGTGGAAAATCAAAACTGGAGCAGAAATTTTAGTCTTTATTCATCGCGCTCACGAAGACTTTTCTGATTTGTTAGGACGTTGGCGACAAACCCAAGTTTGCCTGGACAATGATTATGAGTGGTTGATGCCTCTCCGTCACAGTCATATTTTGAGTGAGGGAGCTAATACTATATATCCTCTGTTTGTCGTTTTTAGTGAGACTTTAGAACGCGTCAAAAGAGGTCTTGTGGGAGCCGAACTACCATTTATAATGCAAACACCAGATTTACTACTTGAGGAGAATTTCACAGATATTTTCTCTTCACAAACTCCACCAGCTTAGGTACTTATAGTTAAAAAACATCCCATCGTCAGGATGCAAGTCTTTGCATCCCTATAAATGTACTAAGCGTGAAACTACATATTTTTACCCCCCGGCTACGCCGTCCCCCTTTTGCTAAACCAGAGGGGTTTTATTATGTGTGTCTTCATACAAAATGGGTACAAGTACCCACGCAACAGACTTTTACTTCTACTAAACTACAAATTAGCTCGTCACACATCCGTGAAAAGGCTAGTTCTACAAAA harbors:
- a CDS encoding type II secretion system F family protein, whose amino-acid sequence is MPNYVARVRDSQGKSRTEKIVAESLVQARTNLRDQGFVVQELKQSQGFQPDVAFKNFQNSLVKVSVKDKAVFSRQFAVLMNAGVAIVRSLGVLSDQCSNTKLKQALVEISTDVQSGMNLSEAMRKHPDCFDGLYVSMIQAGEVGGVLDEVLNRLAKLLEDVARLQNQIKSALSYPTVVGFIAVAIFLGMTIFLIPIFATIFTQIGISLPPLTQFLMDASKFLRSPGAFVLLAALIGLKFAFTQYGKTPVGRITIDRFSLKMPLFGDLIQKSSVARFSRTFGSLTRSGVPILTCLEIVRDTSGNQVIANAIDAARMEIQQGGMISIALQKDAVFPAMAIQMISIGEETGELDAMLMKVADFYEDEVEQAVKAMTSILEPVMIVVLGGMVGTILLAMYLPMFAVFEKLG